One window of Nostoc sp. C052 genomic DNA carries:
- a CDS encoding IS630 family transposase gives MPAKNHLTSQQIEKLQKALKLEENGEIRERILILLLLNDGKTQANIAEFLGCSLNKVSYWCVHGDPENLESLKDERMKGNHKKATDKYIEILLETIDKEPEELGYEFGRWTAQRLATYLEQLTGIQLSGSQVRRILEKKKYVYLWTKYSLESKRNLEKRKAFKQKIAEYLRIEKEHPERLQVWFWDESGFSLRVIRRKSWCKKGHSKNVRGDRRKGRINVMGGLRYSDKKRFVEFIDKGNADNFYKVLKIFYEEIVFDWVEAGNQAKDFAEKGAKIVIILDNASFHKKQEYINKIETEMPNIHLEFLPEYSPDYNLIELVWHSTKEYIANRLFQSIEDLEYLLHQLLNEGELIIKWGRKLKNKGDAVITI, from the coding sequence ATGCCAGCAAAAAATCATTTAACTTCTCAGCAGATAGAGAAACTACAAAAAGCTTTAAAACTGGAAGAAAATGGAGAAATAAGAGAAAGAATACTAATTCTCTTGTTGCTTAATGACGGGAAAACACAAGCTAACATAGCAGAATTTTTGGGTTGTTCTTTAAATAAAGTATCATATTGGTGTGTACATGGAGACCCAGAGAATCTAGAAAGCCTAAAAGATGAGAGGATGAAGGGAAACCATAAAAAAGCCACAGATAAGTATATAGAAATATTACTAGAAACTATAGATAAAGAACCAGAAGAATTAGGATACGAGTTTGGCAGATGGACAGCGCAGAGATTAGCAACATATTTAGAGCAACTCACAGGCATACAATTAAGTGGTTCTCAAGTAAGGAGGATATTAGAGAAAAAAAAGTACGTCTACCTCTGGACAAAATATAGCTTAGAGTCCAAGAGGAATCTAGAAAAAAGAAAAGCATTTAAACAGAAAATAGCAGAGTATTTAAGAATAGAGAAAGAGCATCCAGAACGATTACAGGTATGGTTTTGGGATGAGAGTGGCTTTAGTTTAAGGGTGATAAGAAGAAAATCATGGTGTAAAAAAGGTCACTCTAAAAACGTGAGAGGAGACAGAAGAAAAGGGAGAATTAATGTGATGGGAGGATTAAGGTATTCAGATAAGAAAAGATTTGTAGAATTTATTGATAAAGGGAATGCAGACAATTTTTACAAAGTCCTAAAAATCTTTTATGAAGAAATAGTTTTCGATTGGGTAGAAGCTGGTAATCAAGCTAAAGATTTTGCGGAGAAGGGAGCAAAAATAGTTATTATTCTTGATAATGCAAGTTTTCACAAAAAGCAAGAGTATATTAATAAAATTGAAACAGAAATGCCGAATATTCATTTAGAGTTTCTCCCGGAATATAGCCCAGATTATAACTTAATTGAATTGGTCTGGCACTCGACAAAAGAATATATTGCTAATCGGCTATTTCAATCAATTGAAGACCTAGAATATTTATTACATCAACTTTTAAATGAAGGAGAGTTAATTATTAAATGGGGACGAAAACTCAAAAATAAAGGCGATGCTGTTATCACAATTTAA
- a CDS encoding restriction endonuclease subunit S yields the protein MSDELTELPEGWCYILLKNLGELKRGKSKHRPRNDPKLYGDFVPFIQTGEVARSGGRISNFSKMYSELGVQQSRIFPKGTICITIAANIADTGILGFDACFPDSIVGLITDDRLADSYFIEYFLRTIREDLAQFAPATAQANINIEILNKVFVPLPPIQEQKRIVTKIEELNDRTQKAKKALDSIPQLCDRFHQSVLAVAFRGDLTADWREQNPDVEPASVLLEKIKQDRRQRWEEEEFAKLKASGTIRTDEKWKSRYKEPEMINSFNLPELPHAWSWASVEQFADVGTGATPLRNEPKYYENGIIPWITSGALNNLFIDKAEEFITPIAIQETNAKIFPKHTLLVAMYGEGKTRGKVAELLIEAATNQACAALILEGLASKIQPLVKLFFQKNYTDIRKLASGGVQPNLNLSMIKSTFVPIPPLQEQVEIIQVVSRLMSMIEIVEKQCQYTEDKLDRLNQSILAKAFRGELVPQEPDDEPASVLLERIRAEREKLNNSKLKSDRTSKRKSKIVEGQGFIPGLE from the coding sequence ATGAGTGATGAATTAACAGAATTGCCTGAAGGTTGGTGCTACATATTACTCAAAAATTTGGGCGAATTAAAGAGAGGTAAATCTAAGCATAGACCAAGAAATGATCCAAAATTGTATGGTGATTTTGTTCCCTTTATTCAAACTGGAGAAGTAGCACGTTCAGGAGGAAGAATTTCTAACTTCTCAAAGATGTATAGTGAATTGGGTGTTCAACAAAGCCGCATCTTTCCAAAAGGCACAATTTGTATAACAATAGCTGCGAATATTGCAGATACAGGGATTTTAGGTTTTGATGCGTGTTTTCCAGATAGCATTGTTGGTCTAATCACTGATGATAGATTAGCTGATTCTTATTTCATTGAATATTTCCTCCGAACTATACGAGAAGATTTAGCGCAATTTGCACCAGCTACAGCACAAGCAAATATAAATATAGAAATACTGAATAAAGTTTTCGTACCTCTTCCACCCATCCAAGAACAAAAGCGGATTGTTACCAAAATTGAGGAGTTGAACGATCGCACCCAAAAAGCCAAGAAAGCACTAGACAGTATACCTCAGTTATGCGATCGCTTCCACCAATCCGTACTCGCCGTAGCCTTCCGAGGCGATTTAACAGCCGACTGGCGCGAACAAAACCCAGATGTTGAGCCTGCTTCAGTTTTGCTAGAGAAGATTAAGCAAGATCGTCGTCAACGATGGGAAGAAGAAGAATTTGCAAAATTAAAAGCTAGTGGCACAATACGCACAGATGAAAAGTGGAAATCGCGGTATAAAGAACCTGAGATGATAAATAGTTTTAATTTACCAGAATTACCTCATGCTTGGAGTTGGGCATCTGTTGAGCAATTCGCTGATGTTGGCACAGGTGCAACTCCTTTACGCAATGAACCCAAATATTATGAAAATGGAATAATTCCTTGGATAACAAGTGGAGCATTAAACAATCTTTTTATAGATAAAGCTGAAGAATTTATCACACCTATAGCTATTCAAGAAACCAATGCAAAGATTTTCCCAAAACATACTCTGCTAGTAGCTATGTATGGTGAAGGAAAAACACGCGGTAAGGTTGCTGAACTTTTAATTGAAGCTGCAACTAATCAAGCCTGTGCAGCTTTGATATTAGAAGGACTTGCTAGTAAAATTCAGCCACTTGTCAAACTCTTTTTTCAAAAAAACTACACTGATATCCGAAAATTAGCATCAGGTGGAGTTCAGCCTAATCTGAACTTAAGCATGATTAAATCAACATTTGTACCAATTCCACCTTTACAAGAACAAGTAGAGATTATTCAGGTTGTATCTCGCTTAATGTCAATGATTGAAATAGTTGAAAAACAGTGTCAATATACAGAAGACAAGCTTGATCGCCTCAATCAATCTATCCTAGCCAAAGCTTTCCGGGGTGAACTCGTCCCCCAAGAACCTGATGATGAACCTGCATCAGTCTTACTAGAACGAATCCGAGCCGAACGAGAAAAATTAAACAACAGCAAACTAAAAAGCGATCGCACAAGCAAGCGCAAGAGCAAAATAGTAGAAGGTCAAGGATTTATACCAGGACTAGAGTGA
- the hsdR gene encoding type I restriction-modification system endonuclease, whose product MPESLNFSFLAVHDQQLVRLGALAERYFADDPNTCLIKLRQFGELLAQLAAANIGLYEVADERQINLLNRLRDRGLIKSEVDRLFHELRKIGNQATHELSGNHRTALSGLKYARALGIWFHRAFGGGRNFDPGAFIPPPDPKIETETLKAELARLREEAQRHLVIAETEAQRRTAAEDLAREAQAKVQEVLQHLAEIQAQAQNQSPQTIQQTITQAQVAESGVLLDERETRRLIDIQLRAAGWEADSEELTYQNGVRSQKGRNLAIAEYPTANGRADYALFCGLQIVGVVEAKRQSKDVSEGALNQAKRYSEGFQVLGEEVLAGGPWQNYKVPFVFATNGRPYLQQLQTKSGIWFCDLRRPTNLRVCLATWHSPQGLLDALAQDVDQANTRLTQEGFNYGLELRDYQIRAIQAVESALAREQRILLLAMATGTGKTKTCIALVYRLLKTKRFRRILFLVDRTALGEQTSNAFKDSRMENLQSFADIFEIKDLKEIELDRDTKVHIATVQGMVKRVLYPSDSASVITPDQYDCIVVDECHRGYLLDRELSDRELEFRDFNDYVSKYRRVLEYFDAVKIGLTATPALHTTQIFGEPVYIYSYREAVIDGWLIDHEVPFKIRTKLSDEGMVWNPGEQMEFFNPQTGQLDLVHAPDEVKIEVEQFNRKVITEDFNRVVCEALAQHIDPSLPEKTLIFCATDGHADIVVNQLKQAFQSIYGSVEDDAIVKITGNADKP is encoded by the coding sequence ATGCCAGAGTCGTTAAACTTCTCATTTCTTGCAGTCCATGATCAACAACTTGTGCGCTTGGGTGCTTTAGCAGAACGATATTTTGCCGACGACCCCAATACTTGTTTGATTAAGTTGCGGCAGTTTGGTGAATTGCTGGCGCAATTAGCAGCAGCCAATATTGGACTTTATGAGGTAGCAGATGAACGGCAGATTAATTTACTCAATCGGTTGCGCGATCGCGGTTTAATCAAAAGTGAAGTAGATCGTCTGTTTCATGAGTTGCGAAAAATTGGTAATCAGGCGACTCACGAGCTTTCTGGCAATCACCGCACAGCCTTAAGTGGGCTGAAATATGCTCGTGCATTAGGGATTTGGTTTCATCGCGCTTTTGGTGGAGGTCGCAATTTTGATCCAGGTGCGTTTATTCCTCCACCTGACCCAAAAATAGAGACAGAGACACTCAAAGCAGAATTAGCACGTTTGCGAGAAGAAGCGCAAAGGCATTTAGTAATTGCGGAAACTGAAGCACAACGACGCACCGCCGCCGAAGATTTGGCACGGGAAGCCCAAGCCAAAGTGCAGGAGGTATTACAACATTTAGCAGAAATTCAAGCCCAAGCTCAAAACCAGTCACCGCAAACAATTCAGCAGACAATTACTCAAGCCCAAGTCGCTGAAAGTGGAGTGCTGCTGGATGAGAGAGAGACACGCCGACTGATTGATATTCAATTACGTGCGGCTGGATGGGAAGCAGATTCAGAAGAATTGACTTATCAAAATGGTGTACGTTCTCAGAAAGGAAGAAATTTAGCGATCGCAGAATATCCCACCGCTAATGGACGAGCTGACTATGCCTTATTCTGTGGCTTGCAGATCGTCGGAGTAGTGGAGGCCAAGCGTCAGAGTAAAGATGTCTCTGAAGGAGCATTGAACCAAGCCAAACGCTACAGTGAAGGTTTCCAAGTCTTGGGTGAGGAAGTTTTGGCTGGTGGCCCTTGGCAAAACTACAAAGTGCCGTTTGTATTTGCTACCAACGGTAGACCATATTTGCAGCAGCTTCAGACAAAAAGTGGGATTTGGTTTTGTGATTTACGTCGTCCAACTAATCTGCGGGTATGCCTTGCCACATGGCACAGTCCTCAAGGGTTATTAGATGCCTTAGCTCAAGATGTTGACCAGGCAAATACTCGTTTAACCCAGGAAGGCTTTAATTATGGGCTAGAGTTGCGTGATTATCAAATTCGTGCCATCCAAGCAGTAGAGTCTGCGCTAGCCAGGGAACAACGGATATTATTGTTAGCAATGGCAACAGGTACAGGCAAAACTAAAACTTGTATTGCTTTAGTGTATCGGTTACTCAAAACCAAGCGATTTCGACGCATATTATTTCTGGTCGATCGTACTGCACTAGGAGAACAAACCTCCAATGCTTTTAAAGATTCCCGGATGGAGAACCTACAAAGTTTTGCTGATATCTTCGAGATTAAGGATCTCAAAGAGATTGAACTCGATCGGGATACCAAAGTGCATATTGCCACGGTGCAAGGTATGGTTAAACGAGTTCTCTACCCCTCCGATAGTGCATCAGTAATCACGCCAGATCAGTATGATTGCATTGTCGTGGATGAGTGTCACCGGGGCTATTTACTAGATCGAGAATTAAGCGATCGCGAACTAGAGTTTCGGGATTTTAACGATTATGTATCAAAGTACCGTCGAGTGTTGGAGTATTTCGACGCTGTAAAAATTGGTTTAACTGCAACTCCCGCACTGCACACCACCCAAATTTTTGGTGAACCTGTTTACATCTACAGTTATCGAGAAGCTGTGATAGATGGCTGGTTAATTGACCATGAAGTACCTTTCAAGATTAGGACAAAGTTATCTGATGAGGGGATGGTTTGGAATCCTGGTGAGCAGATGGAATTTTTCAATCCCCAAACTGGGCAACTTGACTTAGTTCATGCGCCTGATGAGGTAAAAATTGAGGTAGAACAGTTTAACCGCAAAGTAATTACAGAAGATTTTAACCGAGTTGTCTGTGAAGCCTTAGCCCAGCATATCGATCCATCACTGCCAGAAAAAACGCTGATTTTCTGTGCTACCGATGGTCATGCAGATATTGTGGTTAACCAACTTAAGCAAGCGTTTCAGTCTATCTATGGCAGTGTGGAGGATGATGCAATTGTCAAAATTACAGGTAATGCAGATAAGCCTTAA